One genomic window of Arthrobacter sp. KBS0703 includes the following:
- a CDS encoding ABC transporter ATP-binding protein, translated as MLFGLMIRLLGEHRAAVWTIIVLQVVQTAGNLLLPTLNASIIDDGILARQPDVIIRLGGWMMALTAVQAGAALGAGYLGAVVAMRIGHRLRRELFGRVQDMSSQEVGSFGAPSLVTRATNDVQQIQTFAVLVFTMLAAAPVMGIGGIVLAIQQDATLAGVVIAIVPLLVLIMYVIVRRLIPLYRQGQALIDGITRILREQIIGANVIRAFVRQRHEASRFAEANRKLTGNNLQSALLVAGMLPIIMIVVNLSSVAVVWFGGHLIQSGQMQVGALTAFIAYILQILLAIMMAMYVFMTAPRAAVCAERIQEVLDVVPSPPVRGHAGRHAAAAGPPSPHSPAVGNVGTGSRFGGHAAGGTVPQGTVEFRRVSFAYPGAESAVLADISFTARPGTTTAIIGATGSGKTTLLNLLPRFLEATDGEVRFGGRDVRDVAADHLRARMAVVPQNSYLFSGTVAGNLRMAAPDATDDDLWRVLRMAQADDFVSSLPGGLYAAVVQGGAGLSGGQRQRLCIARAALRKAELFLFDDSFSALDYATEAAVRYALVPALEAATVIIVAERIPTIMHASQILVLNDGRLVARGTHAELLSTSPAYREIAELQLALDEQP; from the coding sequence GTGCTTTTTGGCCTGATGATCCGACTCCTCGGAGAGCACCGGGCCGCAGTCTGGACCATCATTGTGCTGCAGGTGGTGCAGACGGCCGGGAACCTGCTGCTCCCCACGCTGAACGCCAGCATCATTGACGACGGCATCCTCGCACGCCAGCCTGACGTGATCATCCGCCTCGGCGGCTGGATGATGGCCCTGACCGCCGTCCAGGCCGGCGCCGCCCTGGGTGCCGGCTACCTTGGCGCCGTTGTGGCCATGAGGATCGGGCACCGGCTGAGGCGGGAGCTGTTCGGCAGGGTCCAGGACATGTCGTCCCAGGAAGTCGGCTCCTTTGGCGCCCCGAGCCTCGTGACCCGGGCCACGAATGATGTCCAGCAGATCCAGACCTTCGCGGTGCTGGTCTTCACCATGCTGGCCGCTGCCCCCGTCATGGGCATCGGAGGAATCGTCCTGGCGATCCAGCAGGACGCCACCCTGGCCGGCGTCGTCATTGCCATTGTTCCGCTCCTGGTGCTCATCATGTACGTCATAGTCCGCCGCCTCATTCCGCTGTACCGGCAAGGCCAGGCCCTGATCGACGGCATCACCAGGATTCTGCGTGAACAGATCATTGGGGCCAACGTCATCAGGGCGTTCGTCAGGCAGCGGCACGAGGCATCCCGCTTCGCCGAGGCCAACCGAAAGCTGACCGGCAACAATCTCCAGTCGGCGCTCCTGGTGGCAGGCATGCTTCCCATCATCATGATTGTGGTGAACCTGTCCTCGGTGGCTGTGGTCTGGTTCGGCGGCCACCTCATTCAAAGCGGCCAGATGCAGGTGGGCGCCCTTACCGCCTTCATCGCCTACATCCTGCAGATCCTGCTCGCCATCATGATGGCGATGTATGTGTTCATGACCGCACCCCGCGCGGCCGTCTGCGCCGAACGCATCCAGGAAGTGCTCGACGTCGTTCCGTCGCCTCCCGTCCGCGGGCATGCGGGGCGGCACGCCGCCGCCGCAGGCCCGCCATCACCGCACTCTCCGGCTGTCGGGAACGTCGGCACCGGGAGCCGATTCGGCGGACACGCCGCCGGCGGAACCGTGCCCCAGGGAACCGTGGAATTCCGTCGCGTCTCCTTCGCCTATCCGGGGGCCGAGTCGGCCGTGCTGGCCGACATCTCCTTCACCGCCCGCCCCGGCACCACCACGGCCATCATCGGCGCGACCGGCAGCGGCAAAACCACGCTGCTGAACCTCCTGCCCCGGTTCCTGGAAGCCACGGACGGAGAGGTGCGGTTTGGCGGACGGGACGTCCGGGACGTGGCCGCCGACCACCTGCGGGCCCGGATGGCCGTTGTGCCGCAGAACTCCTACCTTTTTTCGGGCACCGTCGCCGGGAACCTCAGGATGGCGGCACCCGACGCCACGGACGACGACCTGTGGCGGGTGCTGCGGATGGCGCAGGCGGACGACTTTGTCAGCAGCCTCCCGGGCGGGCTGTATGCCGCCGTCGTCCAGGGCGGGGCGGGACTGTCCGGCGGCCAGCGGCAGCGGCTGTGCATTGCCCGCGCGGCGCTGCGGAAGGCGGAGCTCTTCCTGTTCGATGACAGTTTCTCGGCGCTGGACTACGCCACCGAGGCTGCCGTCCGGTATGCCCTGGTGCCTGCCCTGGAGGCGGCCACCGTGATCATCGTCGCCGAGCGGATCCCCACCATCATGCACGCCAGCCAGATCCTCGTCCTGAACGACGGCCGGCTGGTGGCCCGGGGTACCCATGCGGAGCTTCTCAGCACCTCGCCGGCCTACCGGGAGATTGCCGAGCTGCAGCTGGCTTTGGACGAGCAGCCATGA